In a single window of the Clostridiaceae bacterium genome:
- the acpS gene encoding holo-ACP synthase yields MAILCGVDIIEVDRIKHSIENLGQSFKDRIFSPGEIQYCEDKKASKYQCYAARFAAKEAVAKAFGTGLGSKLDWREIEIYNDEWGKPYVALLGKAKDLFKEINAVNISLSLSHCKTYAIAYAVIEVK; encoded by the coding sequence TTGGCCATTTTGTGTGGAGTAGATATTATAGAAGTGGATAGAATAAAACATTCAATAGAGAATCTGGGTCAAAGCTTTAAAGACAGGATTTTCTCTCCGGGAGAGATTCAGTATTGTGAAGATAAAAAAGCTTCCAAATACCAGTGCTATGCTGCCAGATTTGCCGCAAAAGAAGCTGTGGCCAAAGCATTTGGAACTGGCCTGGGTTCTAAGTTGGACTGGAGAGAAATAGAAATATACAATGACGAGTGGGGAAAGCCTTATGTAGCCCTGTTGGGTAAGGCAAAAGATTTATTTAAAGAAATAAATGCGGTAAATATATCCTTAAGTTTGTCCCATTGTAAAACTTATGCAATAGCATATGCGGTAATTGAAGTTAAGTAA
- a CDS encoding DNA repair exonuclease, with product MNDKVVNSIKLLHCADIHLAAPFTSMGISEGKSSIRRQDLKETFQKIVNLAGCENVDLLLICGDLYEHGYINKSLIEFINYSFSKIQKTKIIIIPGNHDPYISGSYYDSNKWSPNVTILSPDKPKTYFEDLDTNIYFLGNSKFGFEYNSFASVRSSNSSTYSINILMAHGTLDMNIGPKNYNPINSRDIDKLNMDYVAIGHFHKMFRDAGKGKNIFNPGSPEPLGFDEPGSHGVFLGTIIKYYSSRSSIDINFIPVARRFYENIEVKLDGCYADQQVVEKISELLEGKNQEQGLFNVILKGYAERGYRPDIPYILSFFKDKVFSIKIEDQLKPDYNFNELKEEPGIRGLFVRKMLALIESSKDETKRKELEKALYYGMEAIDYGKVHVDLLGRE from the coding sequence ATGAACGATAAGGTTGTAAATAGCATTAAATTGCTGCATTGTGCGGATATCCACCTGGCAGCACCATTTACTTCCATGGGTATCAGTGAAGGAAAATCTTCAATAAGAAGACAGGATTTAAAAGAAACCTTTCAAAAAATAGTTAATCTGGCAGGTTGCGAAAATGTTGACCTGCTTTTAATTTGTGGGGATTTATATGAGCATGGTTACATAAATAAATCTTTAATAGAATTTATCAACTATTCTTTCAGCAAGATACAAAAAACAAAAATAATAATAATTCCCGGAAATCATGATCCATATATATCCGGGTCCTATTATGATAGTAATAAATGGAGTCCGAATGTTACAATTTTATCTCCTGATAAACCCAAGACCTATTTTGAGGATTTAGATACAAATATATATTTCCTGGGAAATAGCAAATTTGGGTTTGAGTACAATTCTTTTGCGTCAGTTAGGAGTAGTAATTCAAGCACTTATTCAATTAACATTTTAATGGCCCATGGTACATTGGACATGAATATAGGCCCTAAAAACTATAACCCTATAAACAGCCGGGATATTGATAAATTAAACATGGACTATGTTGCTATTGGCCATTTTCATAAAATGTTCAGAGATGCGGGTAAAGGAAAGAATATATTTAACCCTGGAAGTCCTGAGCCTTTAGGATTTGATGAGCCTGGCAGCCATGGAGTATTTTTAGGTACCATTATAAAATATTACTCCAGCAGGAGTAGTATAGACATTAATTTTATTCCTGTTGCCAGGAGGTTCTATGAAAATATAGAAGTAAAACTGGACGGATGCTATGCAGACCAGCAAGTAGTTGAAAAAATAAGTGAGCTGCTGGAAGGGAAGAACCAGGAACAAGGACTTTTTAATGTTATTTTAAAAGGTTATGCAGAAAGAGGATACAGGCCCGATATACCTTATATTTTGTCTTTTTTTAAAGATAAAGTATTCTCTATTAAGATAGAAGACCAGCTTAAACCGGACTATAATTTTAATGAGCTTAAGGAAGAGCCTGGAATTAGAGGACTTTTTGTGAGAAAAATGCTTGCATTGATAGAAAGCTCGAAGGATGAAACAAAACGGAAAGAGCTTGAAAAAGCACTGTATTATGGTATGGAAGCAATAGATTATGGCAAAGTGCATGTAGACCTTTTGGGAAGGGAGTAG
- a CDS encoding AAA family ATPase has product MYIEKIEIDGFGKICNLTINFNKGLNIVFGLNESGKTTIQWFIRGMLFGLKGGRASKDGVPPPLRRYKPWNADIYRGALEYRLNNGELYRIERDFETGKVCVYDGMYNDVTSQFTSSIEKGAVTAEKHLFFNEACFDKTGFIRQMESGIDESGKKELLSRITNVMETGYEDISFRKAEKALKDSIIEYVGSDRSTKRPLDRISLRLEELKKSRDNLINSREVYWEISKKLDLERETIKITGEKKDLLKNAEDFLRIRKEVEKCRRQIRELRSILSEAFQIEQNLKKASQELEYFEKLRFSTHKETEIKSSTIKRKEDNLKITALKKKRKVYVAGMAVFSLISLLLILTDFFIKNSWIKISSSIFAALAVLAAFLASRITSEREKSPEDYDENPSGELKYDRYIEKVSSVMELENNLKEKLSRAYIITGIGINSTEDIKNILQKLEKKYNDYLETLRNYARDMTGGNTSIIATQDRELWMLDMENVEKPLSDSDIESIELMLDYKRKRIEEEYTLSIQKITEYEVLLKTLENEKDELQKIDEEIEELNQKKRNLESLDFSLRTALEVLTQSSKEIQRDYIPMLNNKMSSLIGKITGSKYNDIRADEKLQVRAVEPVTGKVTNTNILSGGTLEQVYLALRLSMAEMIENPEEKIPFFMDEVFAHYDDSRINSSLRLLEEISSQRQIILFTCKGREVEAAARVCKDGLNIIRL; this is encoded by the coding sequence ATGTATATAGAAAAGATAGAGATAGATGGGTTTGGTAAGATATGTAACCTTACAATAAATTTTAATAAAGGATTAAATATTGTCTTTGGATTAAATGAATCAGGAAAAACTACCATACAGTGGTTTATAAGAGGTATGCTGTTCGGCCTGAAAGGAGGTAGGGCTTCTAAAGATGGGGTACCTCCTCCACTGAGAAGATATAAACCCTGGAATGCGGACATTTACCGGGGAGCTTTGGAATACAGGCTGAATAATGGCGAGCTTTACAGAATTGAGCGGGATTTCGAAACCGGTAAAGTATGTGTATATGATGGTATGTATAATGATGTTACCTCTCAATTTACTTCCAGTATAGAAAAAGGTGCGGTTACCGCAGAAAAACATTTATTTTTTAATGAAGCCTGCTTTGATAAAACAGGTTTTATCAGACAAATGGAATCTGGAATTGATGAATCTGGCAAAAAGGAACTGTTAAGTAGAATAACTAATGTTATGGAAACAGGCTACGAAGATATATCTTTCAGAAAAGCCGAGAAAGCTCTGAAAGATTCTATTATAGAGTATGTGGGAAGTGACAGGTCTACTAAACGTCCTTTGGACAGAATAAGTTTACGACTGGAAGAGTTAAAGAAATCAAGGGATAATTTGATTAATAGCCGGGAAGTGTATTGGGAAATTTCTAAAAAACTTGATTTGGAACGGGAAACAATAAAAATAACTGGTGAAAAGAAGGACCTCTTAAAAAATGCAGAAGATTTTCTTAGAATCAGGAAAGAGGTCGAAAAGTGCAGAAGACAGATAAGAGAACTTAGGAGTATTCTTAGTGAAGCTTTTCAAATAGAACAGAATTTAAAGAAAGCTTCACAAGAGCTTGAATATTTTGAGAAATTAAGATTTTCCACTCATAAAGAAACAGAAATAAAAAGCAGCACAATAAAAAGAAAAGAGGATAATTTAAAAATAACGGCATTAAAAAAGAAAAGGAAAGTATATGTTGCAGGAATGGCAGTTTTTTCATTAATTTCGCTGCTGTTAATCCTTACTGATTTTTTTATAAAAAACAGCTGGATAAAAATCTCTTCATCTATATTTGCCGCATTAGCGGTTTTAGCAGCGTTTTTGGCCAGCAGAATTACCAGCGAACGGGAAAAGTCCCCAGAGGATTATGATGAAAATCCATCCGGAGAGTTGAAATACGACAGGTATATAGAAAAGGTTAGTTCTGTGATGGAACTTGAAAACAACTTAAAAGAAAAGCTGAGCAGGGCTTATATTATCACGGGAATAGGTATAAATTCCACAGAAGATATAAAAAACATACTTCAAAAACTGGAAAAAAAATACAATGACTATTTAGAAACTTTAAGGAATTATGCCCGCGATATGACAGGTGGTAATACCAGCATTATAGCGACGCAAGACAGGGAATTATGGATGCTGGATATGGAGAATGTTGAAAAGCCATTATCAGATTCTGATATCGAAAGTATAGAGCTTATGCTGGATTATAAGCGGAAAAGAATAGAGGAAGAATACACTCTTTCTATTCAGAAAATTACAGAGTATGAAGTTTTATTAAAAACTTTAGAAAATGAGAAAGATGAGTTACAGAAAATTGATGAAGAAATTGAAGAATTGAACCAGAAGAAGAGAAATCTTGAATCTCTGGATTTTTCCCTGAGGACGGCTCTGGAAGTACTAACCCAGTCCAGCAAAGAAATCCAGAGAGATTATATACCTATGTTAAATAACAAAATGAGCAGCCTTATTGGAAAGATAACCGGCAGTAAATATAATGATATCAGGGCAGATGAAAAACTCCAGGTTCGTGCGGTAGAACCAGTAACCGGAAAAGTTACTAATACAAATATACTGAGCGGTGGCACCTTGGAGCAGGTATATCTTGCATTAAGACTATCTATGGCTGAAATGATAGAAAATCCTGAAGAAAAAATACCCTTCTTTATGGACGAAGTATTTGCCCACTATGATGACAGCAGGATTAATAGTTCCTTAAGGTTGCTGGAAGAAATAAGTTCACAGCGCCAGATTATCCTTTTTACATGTAAAGGCAGGGAAGTTGAAGCAGCAGCCCGGGTGTGCAAGGATGGATTAAATATTATAAGGCTGTGA
- a CDS encoding UDP-N-acetylglucosamine--LPS N-acetylglucosamine transferase, with product MKVLFLTVSIGGGHTKAAEAIKEFVDKKYGSSSTIIIDALKYVSPVADKLIVGSYLSTLKKTPKVYGELYKLSEYKENISDFTKTVNKILSNKLCKYINEFNPSIIVCTHAFPVHMVSNLKRKRKITVPVIAVVTDYANHMFWKTDNVDAFIVAHDYVKQRMIETGIPPHKIYPHGIPVSSGFLIKKDKKFIRKELGLDDKLTMLVMGGLLGMGKVEDIFRNLINCKRDLQVIAVTGDNQKLKEDLEEMAQNTDKKIKIFGYTNRISDLMDASDFLITKPGGLTITEALAKNIPILLLPPIPGQEERNAKFLLNCGVAATFYPEDSVDGLLTQVFDTPLRYQHMKEMASCLSKPNSSQDIVELMERFVPPENKLLDI from the coding sequence ATGAAAGTTCTCTTTTTAACCGTATCAATTGGAGGAGGCCATACAAAAGCGGCTGAAGCAATAAAAGAATTTGTAGATAAAAAATACGGCAGCTCCAGTACCATTATTATTGATGCATTAAAGTATGTCAGCCCGGTAGCAGATAAATTAATTGTGGGCAGTTATCTGAGCACCTTGAAAAAGACTCCCAAAGTTTATGGTGAACTATATAAATTATCTGAATACAAAGAAAACATCTCTGATTTTACAAAAACTGTAAATAAAATATTGTCAAATAAACTTTGCAAGTATATAAATGAGTTTAATCCTTCAATTATCGTATGTACTCATGCTTTTCCCGTTCATATGGTATCGAATCTTAAACGTAAAAGAAAGATAACAGTTCCTGTTATTGCCGTTGTAACAGATTATGCCAATCATATGTTTTGGAAAACAGATAATGTGGACGCCTTTATTGTTGCTCATGATTATGTTAAGCAACGCATGATTGAAACAGGGATTCCTCCCCACAAGATATATCCCCATGGAATACCTGTATCCTCCGGATTTCTTATTAAGAAAGATAAAAAATTCATTCGCAAGGAACTGGGGCTGGATGACAAGCTTACAATGCTGGTAATGGGCGGGCTTCTCGGTATGGGAAAAGTTGAAGATATATTCAGGAATCTGATCAACTGTAAAAGAGATTTACAGGTAATAGCAGTTACAGGTGATAATCAAAAACTTAAGGAAGACCTTGAAGAAATGGCTCAAAATACAGATAAAAAAATCAAAATTTTTGGATATACCAATAGAATATCCGACCTCATGGATGCTTCAGACTTTTTAATAACAAAACCCGGAGGATTAACTATTACTGAAGCATTGGCCAAAAATATCCCTATCCTCCTATTGCCGCCAATACCAGGACAGGAAGAAAGAAATGCTAAATTTCTGTTAAATTGCGGAGTAGCGGCTACTTTTTATCCGGAGGACAGTGTAGATGGACTACTGACACAAGTATTTGATACTCCTCTCAGATACCAGCATATGAAAGAGATGGCATCCTGTCTTTCTAAACCTAATTCAAGTCAGGATATAGTTGAACTTATGGAAAGATTTGTTCCTCCTGAAAATAAACTTTTAGACATCTAG
- a CDS encoding spore cortex-lytic enzyme SleB, producing MFIYSGGSLFNIRRSDFGAAYAQGQYTSDEQLLARAINGEARGEPYEGQVAVGAVILNRTRDPNFPKTIAGVIYQPGAFTAVSDGQINVPIEEGSTVLQAARDALNGWDPTNGCLYYWNPTTATSSWIWSRTVVKVIGKHYFGK from the coding sequence ATGTTTATATATTCAGGAGGCAGTTTATTCAATATCAGGAGATCTGATTTCGGAGCGGCATATGCACAAGGGCAGTATACCAGTGATGAGCAGCTTCTTGCGAGGGCTATAAACGGAGAAGCAAGAGGTGAACCCTACGAAGGACAGGTTGCTGTAGGCGCTGTGATATTAAATCGAACACGGGATCCCAATTTTCCCAAAACCATAGCAGGAGTAATTTATCAGCCTGGAGCTTTTACAGCTGTTTCAGACGGTCAGATTAATGTCCCCATTGAAGAAGGCTCAACAGTGCTTCAAGCTGCCAGAGACGCCCTGAATGGATGGGACCCGACCAACGGGTGCCTTTACTATTGGAATCCTACTACTGCCACAAGCAGTTGGATATGGAGCCGTACGGTAGTAAAAGTAATTGGGAAACATTACTTTGGCAAATAA
- the ypeB gene encoding germination protein YpeB: MSIREKLLDFKRRLSDRKMYSIVIVLIAAIAIWGIYQYKHAANLRQELDNQYNRAFYDMIGYVNNVEVMLIKSLIASTPTRTAAILQEAWRQANMAQANLGQLPVSQPVLANTSKFLTQVGDLAYAINNQSMNGKPISDDQYKTLELLYGFATSLGKNLNDLQSQLSQGRIRWGDLTRKGTSIFSRASANLSMEQFENIDKTFQEYPTLIYDGPFSDHMTTTEPKGLTGEEIDAEKAKESVIRFFGEDRVSSVEFVSRDDTGLIKTYSYKVLFKNQPEDKNAFIDITQKGGHVLWMLYNRPVGEKKIGIDEAKELGRKFLESRGFKDMKDTYYLSEDGTAVINYAYKQGDVVVYPDLIKVKIALDNGEIIGLESKGYLSSHTVREIPEPKITLEQARQAISPRVEILSSGLAIIPTNYKTEIFTYEFKGKLNNRDFLVYINAETGKEENILMIIDTPNGILTM; this comes from the coding sequence GTGAGTATAAGGGAAAAACTATTGGATTTTAAAAGAAGGCTTTCTGATAGAAAAATGTACAGTATAGTTATTGTTCTTATTGCAGCAATAGCTATATGGGGAATATATCAGTATAAACACGCTGCAAACCTGAGACAGGAACTGGATAACCAATATAACAGAGCTTTTTATGACATGATAGGGTATGTTAATAATGTAGAAGTCATGTTGATAAAATCCTTGATTGCTTCAACTCCAACCAGGACAGCAGCAATCCTTCAAGAGGCATGGAGACAGGCAAATATGGCTCAGGCTAATTTAGGACAGCTTCCTGTATCACAGCCTGTTCTTGCTAATACATCAAAATTCCTTACTCAGGTTGGAGATTTGGCATATGCAATTAACAATCAGAGCATGAATGGTAAACCAATAAGTGATGATCAATATAAAACTCTTGAACTATTATATGGTTTTGCCACTTCACTGGGAAAAAATCTGAATGACCTGCAAAGTCAGCTATCCCAAGGAAGAATAAGATGGGGAGACCTAACAAGGAAAGGAACAAGTATTTTTTCCAGAGCCTCTGCCAATCTTTCCATGGAGCAATTTGAGAATATAGATAAAACTTTTCAGGAATATCCTACTTTAATTTATGACGGTCCTTTTTCCGACCATATGACGACAACAGAACCGAAAGGTTTGACTGGGGAGGAAATAGATGCCGAAAAAGCAAAAGAAAGTGTCATTAGATTTTTTGGTGAAGATAGGGTTAGTTCTGTTGAATTCGTGAGCAGAGACGATACAGGTTTAATAAAAACCTACAGCTATAAGGTTTTATTTAAAAATCAGCCGGAAGATAAGAATGCTTTCATAGATATAACTCAAAAGGGAGGCCATGTTTTATGGATGCTTTATAACAGACCGGTAGGAGAGAAAAAAATAGGAATAGATGAAGCTAAAGAATTGGGAAGAAAATTTCTTGAAAGCAGGGGCTTCAAGGATATGAAAGATACTTATTACCTAAGTGAAGATGGCACTGCTGTTATAAATTATGCTTATAAACAGGGCGATGTAGTGGTATATCCTGATCTTATAAAGGTTAAAATAGCTCTGGACAATGGAGAAATAATAGGATTAGAATCAAAAGGGTATCTCTCTTCACATACCGTCAGGGAAATACCTGAACCTAAAATTACTCTTGAACAGGCACGGCAGGCAATTAGTCCAAGAGTGGAAATATTAAGTTCCGGACTGGCTATTATTCCTACAAACTACAAAACTGAGATCTTTACTTATGAATTCAAGGGAAAACTGAACAATAGAGATTTCTTAGTTTATATTAATGCTGAAACCGGTAAAGAAGAAAATATACTTATGATAATTGATACCCCCAATGGTATCTTAACAATGTAG